CCAAACAACCGCCGATCACACCCATCAGCATGAAGATCGGCAGTTCGAAGTACTCAAACGGCAGCGGTGCAAATTCGCCCAAATTAAACAAACCCCTGTAATGGAAACTGCTCACCCCGTGATACGCCGACAGGATAAGGTTCAGCGTAAACGAACTGATGATCGAGGCGAAAAACGTACGCCAGATGAGACTCTGGTTCCAGAAGCTAGCCGCTTCCTCCAGCGAGAACAGTATCCCACCAATCGGTGCGCCGAAAGCTGCCGCCACACCGGCTGCCGCACCTCCCACCACAAAGTCACGCTTTTCGTGATCATCCCGGAAGTGCTGCAAAATCTTCAAATCCCGCCGAAAGGTAGTGCTTTTCCCCTGCGAAATGCCGGCCGCTATGACCGCACCGCTGTGTATCATCGGTCCTTCCTTTCCGCCGGCAAGTCCACCGATTACGGATGTAGCCACACCGACCGCCTTTACAGCGAGTGTTTTGATCCGTACGATTCGTGGTACTTTCACACCGTTCAGGTAGCATTTTACTTGTGGGATGCCACTGCCGGCAGCAACTGGTTCAACGTAAGCGACCAGCGTGGCTCCAATGACGACCGGTACGAGATTCAACAGTGACCAGTATAGGTAGGGAATGCTAAGATCGCCCCGTAGCACATTCTCGTCCACTTGTTGCTTCAGGAAACCGTACTTAAGGCGCGACACTTCCTCGATCACGATGTTGATGCAGCACGCTACGAGCGCCGTGCAGACACCGATCTGCAGTGAAATTACCCATCGGGAGAAATCCTTCCGCACGGTGAATTTTGGCTTTATCTTCGTTTGTTCACGACGCCAAAGCACATTTTCGCACAGATCGTAGTCCAGGCTCTAGGGAGGaaagaattttataaaatttagttCCAATTGGTTGTTTACAGTCGCCCCTTAGTAACCTCAGTTGGCTTGTTGCAACTTTGCTGCTTCATTGTACCACACCTTAACTACATCTCCCATTGAATCACGAACCTCGTGATCTACGTTCTAAATACAATTCTTCTCGCAAGTCAACAAGTCTCGTTATCTCACTACTGTTGCACGTCAATGACTATCGCCTACGGATGCGTTTGATGCAAAGGAATGGTTTATCGCCCCATATAGACCATTCTTTTTTCCTAGGCAGGGGACATGCAACAATTGTCCAGTTTGTAAAGGGGATTTAATTCTAACTAAAATTGATAATGCAAACATTCTGGGTAGTGCGATAGCTAATTACAGTATCGCGCGACGTATATAAACTGTAACTATGTATTTACGTCAGACAATAGCAATCAAGCACGATATAATCCACCATACCTCATACTGGGACTTTTCCTTGGATCTACTATTTACGTTGAACGCGGGATCGGTATCTGCTTCAGTCGTGACGGGAATATTATAGTCCGTTGGTTCCTATGACAAAGAAAACGCTTAATTATTATCGACACACACATAACAAATCGGGGTTCTTACATTTCGTGAACGGCGACGATTACGAACTCTTGCATCCTCGATGTTTTCATCATCGCTGTCGGTGTCTACTAAACGTCTTTCAGacgacattttaaaatatgaataGTTGTTACAGTTTAGCACGCGCTTTCACAATCGTTGTACACCGTATGTAATTCCAGCCTATGTCGAAACACTGATGACTAATTCTGTCCTACATGTTCAATACCGTCAACAAATATTCTCATCTTATCACAAGACGGCAACGGGAAGAAAGCCGTGACGCCtcgcaacaacacaacaaagaaGCACACAAGGCGTTGACAATTAGACCCGTATGGCGATTGCTTGTTTCCAGCTTCACGTTTCACGGAATGCACTACGCTTTTTGATTTATTCGAGATTTTTTATCAAGCTATTCTAGAAATTGCAAGGCGGACATTTTCGACGAACGAATTTAATACTTTAGGGCAGAACATCGACGGGAAGTTCTGCGTATTTCGCTCAACAAgtatgtttgtttacttttgaaaCGTCAAACGATAGACGATCCCCGAGAGACATTTTTCAACAGTGGTTACACTgtgttcaaaatttttaacaaaattaaaaagtaatattaacgaaattaaaataatttcgaaCTCTTCATAATTTGGTGCGATGATAATTTAAGTGTGATATTAACGATATGATATAAATATTGAACTGTAGTAAAATATTTCGTTTAGGATGTTTTAATCATTCCTCTTGGGTTGTATGTGTCAAAACTAATCTCACAAACTAGAATTATTTACGAAAGTACAGAAATgtcctttttgttgtaaaatatgGTACTATTTCAATGGTTTAATCGAGTTCAAGATTTTATGTAAACTTCCCTGCATAATTTGCTTGAAAATCATTAACCAATGATAAATTGCTTGTGATGCACCTGAAGCAAGCGCAATCAAACACATCTACCTCCCGCGATCACCTTAGCAACCATACACATTCAACCAACACAAACACTTCTTCTTCCTTCAACCGGCGCTTGCTTTCTTCCCCTTTCGCATCTTTTCTCTCGTTTCTCTCATCTCGCATACGCATTCGTTCCTTCTCATGCGCTTGCTGCTCCAGTCATGCTGTCTCACTTGCGCTCATAGCGACGTTTCGTTGGTGCGTACGAAATTCAAAAATGGATCTCTCAAGCGCAAAGCCGCGTAGTTTCATTCAACGCGTTCCAGTTGTCCCGTGCGGTTGTGTGTGCGGCGCCCGTTAGTAGAGAAGTGTTTGTGCTGGATACGCGGCTTCGATCAGTGTAGAGCCACCGCATTTCAAACGGTTCACCAGAGCGAGAGAGTTCAACGCGTGTAGCGAAGAGAAGAAGCGGAGAGTGCATGCATACCTGTGTCCGCCGTTACTGTGTAAGCACGCTCGTTTCGTAGCGTTCCGTCGTCTTCGGTTTGGGGTGTGGTGCGCGTTTTAAGTTTAACTTTACACAAAGCGTTCCGATTAGTTCGAGCTTTCAAAACCGACTTGCAAGTGAAAAGCGTGGATTGTGCAATTGATTAAAAAGTGTATCGGAAATTCGAAAGAACATCTCCAGGTGACGTGTTCAATATTCGTGATCCCTTCCTTCCTCGATCGTTCGCGCTTTGCTTTACCCGTACGATCATCCGTCCGTCCATCTTGCCCCCATTTCGCGTGCTGCGTGTGCTTTGGGGTGTGTTACGGCAGGCAATCCATCGTTACTTAACGCGTACACTCTCACACAGTATGCGAAAGCCAAGAAGCATCGTGATGCCTACCAGCAACCTGTCGACAATGCTTGGGATGGGCGTTGTGCTGCTGTTTGCGATCGGTGGCCTAGTTGATCCCGTTCGTGGCCAGCGCACGCCAACCATCTCCTACATCACGCAGGAACAGATCAAGGACATTGGTGGTACGGTCGAGCTGGAATGTTCCGTCCTGTACGCTAGTGACTACTCGGTGCACTGGGTGAAGACCAGCACCGACCGATCGGATCCGGTCTTCCTCTCCACAGGCAGCTCGCTTGTGCTGAAGGATTCACGATTCTCCCTACGGTACGACCTGTCCTCCACGTCCTACACGCTCCAGATAAAGGACATCCAGGAAACGGATGCCGGTATCTACCAGTGTCAGGTGGTACTGTCGGTGACGAACAAAATCTCGGCCGAGGTCGCACTGAATGTCCGTCGACCACCGATCATCTCCGACAACTCTACCCAATCGCTAGTTGTGTCCGAAGGGCAACCAGCCCAGATGGAATGTTACGCCTCTGGATACCCGGTACCACAGATTACCTGGCGTCGCGAAAATAACGCCATCCTTCCGACAGGTAAGTTCCTACGGATGGAAAAGTGAGTCATATGACGCATAGCGAACAAACGAATAGATCATTACAACATGATCATGATCGGCAACAGCAGATTCGCATGATCGCGAGTGAttgcgtgtgtttgtaagCGGAGATGTTCGAGATAACTTACACGATCACACTGAAATCCAACATCTAATAATCTCGCACGGGAGAATCTAGAATGAAATCACAATTACTCCTCAACCATTGAAATGTTGTGACTCAGTCAATCAAATCAGTAGGAATTCATATGAGTTGTCTTAAAATGACGCATTGATATAACATTCCTCAAAGTAATCAGTCTATGCATTGGAGATGTTGAATAAGGCAAAACCACTGGGAAGAGATTCTTCAGAAATATTGAAGTCTCATTTCATTATTAAAACCTTCCCCAACATACGGTTGATCGATACCGAACAGAGGAAAACATTAATCTGCGTTCTCGCGAGTGTTTCCCAAACAAAGATGAATCACCGGCACCCGTTCTataaggaaaattaattttcaatgtaTGGTAATTAGCGAAATGGGCGTACAGAAGGTAACAGAACATTCTCACGAGGTAGCTACATAAGCGAAGAACAGCATAGCAGAAAAGGTTGttagaaatacatttttagtTGCCCATTAGGCAAAAGCTACTACACTCTTGCACAGGTACTCTCCCATGACTGACCAACAACGCGTTTGACCTTCTTTGTTCTGAAAGCGAAGGTGACTCTTGTTTTTGACCACTGCAGCGGGAAGTTCAATTTGCACTCTTGAAGTCCTGCTTTACTTATCTTCCCGATCTAGCGTCGATAGTAACCGCACCAGTCTCCATGTTCCGATGCACACaggtggtttttgttgtttttttttgagctgcCCAGAGGTCGAGGTTATGTTGTGCCATCGGTTTACGTCGCATAAGAACTGGGGCTCATTGGGACGTTAGATCGATTTCGGCTAGTTCTCACCGAAACCAACTCATGCATGTCTGCGACCAAGACCTGCTTGTGCTTGTGTGTTCATTTCTCTgccatattttgttgtttccccTACCGACGACGTCAGCCAGAAGTTCCACTTGGTAGCTATCCGGCAGCTATTATACACAATTGACGGATTGTTAGTCTCTACGTTTCTCCTGCTGATTCTCTTTTCGGTAATGAATCCGTTGCGCGAAAACAACAAGACGCATGGAAGTTGTTTTGATGGAACTTCTGCTCTGTGCGTGTTTGTCTTGCTTAATCTGCTCAATTTGAGAGTTGCAAGAACCTGCCGGGAGAAAAGAAGTCTCACGTACAACGGAAGAATGATTCTAATAGGTTTTGGTTGGGGTATAAAGCTTCACTGGCGAGCGTAACCAAAAATTATTGATCTCACGGCCCACCACGGTCAAATGGTCGCGAATGTTAGACTTTTCTTTAGTTCTTCAATGTTCGCCGACGGTTTCACATACGAGTAATAACTTTGCCTTTTTAAAGAAGCCGTAAACTCGTCTTGATTACTTTTTCTTACTACTGATCCCACTCTCGAGAtcgggaaatgggaaaaaagaaagctttgtttgcaaaagaaacaaaactgaaaGGCACCTGCATTTCCTGTGCACCAAATACTAGCCAAATGCATCGAGCAAGTGCTGCTTGCGGCAAAACCTTGGACAATAGAACCACACACTGTCGCGCGTTTTAAGTGCCCCTTTTCCCTATCAGGAAACACTCATTGCGTGTGGGCGAGAATGTGTTTTTCTGCTGTTGTAAAGTCATTGAAAGTCAGCAAGGAAGGAGGCCAATCTTAATGTCACTACTTACAAACTTGTTATGCTGGCCATGTTTAATGTTGGGCGAGTTGTTTTACCTCGCTGGTTGACAAAACAATCTGGTTCAGCACGTTCCCTGCCACCCCAAAAAGGGTTCTAGCAGTGGATGGaaaaaacgaaagcgaaacaaacgtGCCAATGTCCGGATGTTGAAAAGGTCGCCTAGAACTGCAGACTTTCGccgcgtttttgttttttttttgcgaacatTCCTGCCCATTCATATAGCCCACGACCATTACGCCGGTTTAGATCATCTGATCAGTCGCTTCGGTAGTACACTTGATCGTGATGCGCAGACTTGGAAAGACTTGGTTAGCAATCGCATCGTGATGAATTGAATCATATTGGATTGATGATGATACCATGCTTCGCTCACAATGCACCACGCCAAGCATGACGAACGATGGCACCAACAAAACCGCTGCAAGAATTGAGCGGCCTAGACGTTTATTGGATTCTTAGCGAATCTTGTGGCGTGCGGTCGGCGAAGTTAAAGATATGACAGAGCGTTGCCGCACGAGCCAGAGATGGAGGcgagaaaaacatttctagTCGGACATTCCGTGTCCCGAGTTCCAGTA
The DNA window shown above is from Anopheles funestus chromosome 3RL, idAnoFuneDA-416_04, whole genome shotgun sequence and carries:
- the LOC125767818 gene encoding lachesin — encoded protein: MRKPRSIVMPTSNLSTMLGMGVVLLFAIGGLVDPVRGQRTPTISYITQEQIKDIGGTVELECSVLYASDYSVHWVKTSTDRSDPVFLSTGSSLVLKDSRFSLRYDLSSTSYTLQIKDIQETDAGIYQCQVVLSVTNKISAEVALNVRRPPIISDNSTQSLVVSEGQPAQMECYASGYPVPQITWRRENNAILPTGGATYSGNVLNIHSVHKGDRGTYYCVADNGVSRGDRRNVNLEVEFAPVVTVPRPRVEQALQYDMDLECHIEAYPPPAIRWLKDSVQLSSNQHYQLSQFATADEFTDSTLRVITAEKRQYGEYICQATNKLGEAEGRVEFTESVIPVCPPACGQARYGGGASAINVSSVLMAVATVLTMVAIAQYVKRA